Proteins encoded within one genomic window of Trichoderma asperellum chromosome 2, complete sequence:
- a CDS encoding uncharacterized protein (EggNog:ENOG41) produces the protein MTEAQDRPNRRTYQGSCHCGAFAYEIDLPELKTVINCDCSFCSRKGNLYVLTSEEDNFRVIEGSEERLTSYTFGPRNKIHKFCPKCATSMLSRMPTGPPQLKLLLNARAIQDIDIDHIGRRNIFNSKLDPQYLPPAHKGGMPSSIEGGQIYTGSCHCGAVTVALSCKPLESCEERIAECSCGICHRNACVWISPTPENVVLSGSEDAVGRYVLADGLTSKIFCHTCGVNMSSIRNELSEKEILELTEQDLQDYRRGRAHTPINARTLHGVDVGRLKMIVIEGTAATPCRLHL, from the exons ATGACTGAAGCTCAAGACCGGCCCAATCGTCGCACATATCAGGGCAGCTGCCACTGCGGCGCCTTTGCCTACGAAATCGATCTTCCGGAGCTGAAAACCGTCATAAATTGTGACTGCAGCTTCTGTAGTCGCAAAGGCAATCTCTATGTCCTGACGAGTGAGGAGGACAATTTCAGAGTTATCGAGGGTAGCGAAGAGAGGCTCACGTCTTATACATTTGGCCCGAGGAACAAGATCCACAAG TTTTGCCCTAAATGTGCCACAAGCATGCTTTCGAGGATGCCTACTGGCCCTCCGCAGTTAAAGCTGCTGTTGAAT GCACGTGCCATACAAGACATCGACATCGATCAtataggaagaagaaa CATCTTCAACTCCAAGCTCGATCCACAGTATCTTCCTCCAGCTCACAAAGGAGGCATGCCGTCCAGCATCGAAGGCGGCCAAATTTACACTGGAAGCTGCCATTGCGGTGCCGTGACCGTTGCTCTCTCGTGTAAGCCTTTAGAGTCATGCGAAGAGAGAATAGCGGAATGCAGCTGCGGCATCTGTCATCGT AATGCATGTGTCTGGATTTCGCCCACCCCCGAAAATGTCGTCCTCTCGGGATCCGAAGATGCCGTAGGCCGCTACGTACTCGCTGATGGCCTGACGAGTAAAATATTCTGCCACACCTGCGGTGTCAACATGTCAAGTATCAGGAACGAACTCTCTGAAAAAGAGATACTGGAACTCACTGAGCAGGATCTCCAAGACTATAGGAGAGGCAGAGCACATACTCCGATCAATGCGCGAACCTTACATGGAGTAGACGTAGGAAGATTAAAAATGATTGTGATTGAGGGCACGGCTGCTACGCCATGCCGGTTGCATTTGTGA
- a CDS encoding uncharacterized protein (EggNog:ENOG41): MCIVIFTTAHPDYSLILIDNRDEFILRPTSRPHWWTHPESGSDVLSSRDLQRAAKGTWLGITKTGNLAVLTNYREVDSDDAQHPVHGIKSRGRMVNMWLGGLPDNGIMKGVDELVQGGGVKGVGGFSMVCSKLRRKNGGIAIVSNRAADVKDVPLVGLERDGVWGLSNTVYNDPNEWPKVAAGKRLLKETVMKAAANKSTEDELIASLFSVLDTESMPERPPGSSLQEYMDSLRHTIFVPPIGDEVHRVEMEKATAKGRILWADLKNNRRAVEELKQESRPGVTPSTSPHPSMGFEEGMYGTQRQTVMLVDNEGNATYVERALWDANGNEIPRGEGDVVFRFKIEGWDE; this comes from the coding sequence ATGTGCATCGTAATATTCACAACAGCGCATCCAGACTATTCACTCATTCTCATCGACAACCGTGATGAGTTCATCCTGCGACCTACGTCTCGGCCGCACTGGTGGACGCACCCCGAGTCGGGCAGCGATGTCCTTTCGTCGCGGGACCTCCAGAGAGCAGCAAAGGGCACTTGGCTAGGCATTACCAAGACCGGTAACTTGGCAGTGCTAACGAACTATCGGGAGGTCGACAGCGATGACGCGCAGCACCCAGTACATGGCATCAAAAGCCGTGGCCGCATGGTCAACATGTGGCTTGGAGGGCTTCCAGATAACGGAATAATGAAGGGTGTAGATGAGCTTGTCCAAGGTGGCGGCGTCAAGGGCGTGGGGGGATTCTCGATGGTATGCAGCAAGCTTAGACGAAAGAACGGAGGCATCGCAATTGTGAGCAACAGGGCGGCTGATGTGAAGGATGTCCCGCTGGTCGGTCTTGAGCGGGATGGCGTCTGGGGGCTGAGCAATACGGTATATAACGACCCCAACGAGTGGCCCAAGGTGGCTGCGGGAAAGCGCCTATTGAAGGAGACGGTGATGAAAGCCGCGGCGAACAAGTCTACCGAAGACGAGCTCATTGCAAGCCTCTTCTCAGTCCTTGATACCGAATCCATGCCGGAGCGACCTCCAGGATCAAGTCTGCAAGAGTATATGGACTCGCTGAGGCACACCATCTTTGTGCCCCCAATCGGCGATGAAGTCCACCGggtggagatggaaaagGCCACTGCGAAAGGCCGCATCCTATGGGCGGATCTTAAGAATAATCGGAGGGCAGTCGAAGAGCTCAAGCAGGAATCAAGGCCAGGCGTCACCCCAAGCACAAGCCCGCATCCATCGATGGGCTTTGAAGAGGGTATGTATGGAACGCAGAGACAGACAGTGATGCTGGTAGACAACGAAGGCAACGCGACGTACGTGGAGCGTGCTCTTTGGGATGCCAATGGAAACGAGATACcccgaggagaaggagacgTTGTTTTCCGGTTCAAAATCGAAGGCTGGGACGAATAA
- a CDS encoding uncharacterized protein (EggNog:ENOG41) produces the protein MRARGKNRRPLISAPIGPVKSSRGADLIRSERLIVVDAIKDCERDISSSIPECRRPLPIQAPRHVSAGFHRDRQLESSPIVASSGISATPIIKTCSTPKPPKKSRRSLLSTSSIPKPSFRTGPTATLVQDENIPPVPDGFFHPDVPNLRLASKLPRSRTMSALHDLKTSISRPSLAVRSINTSAFAGSSSKSSPSSAETDAKLSKPSKLNIVQPPTTTLANSAQSYSPGSPSMRVSIAHSSAYWSGRFMALHDRFSSENLAADAFESRQSLANSFSTRPKTPYSTLHQRASHLPNSTTTSALRSFMASSSVSPENEEDARCRRVFDHLDRLCTTAEARRSLHIWQQAYARRYSRPSLLPEGGTMEEKGLMAKIFRSSGAKKSERHSLTKLRYGSYNHDKTKSFLSGSISRASREKRLAMS, from the coding sequence ATGCGAGCACGAGGCAAGAATAGACGGCCCCTCATCTCTGCACCTATAGGCCCGGTCAAAAGCTCCAGAGGTGCCGATCTTATCCGAAGCGAGAGGCTTATTGTTGTCGATGCCATCAAGGACTGTGAAAGAGACATCTCAAGCTCAATTCCCGAATGCCGCCGTCCTCTGCCTATCCAAGCTCCAAGGCATGTATCAGCTGGATTTCACCGCGACAGACAATTAGAAAGCAGCCCGATCGTTGCAAGCTCTGGTATCTCCGCCACGCCGATCATCAAGACCTGTTCTACTCCAAAGCCGCCAAAAAAGTCGCGTAGAAGCTTGCTATCAACCTCATCTATACCAAAGCCGTCTTTTAGAACAGGGCCAACAGCTACACTGGTACAAGACGAGAATATCCCTCCTGTGCCCGATGGATTTTTCCATCCAGACGTACCAAATCTTCGACTGGCGAGCAAACTACCTAGATCTCGAACTATGAGTGCCCTTCACGACTTGAAGACGTCCATCTCCCGGCCTTCCTTGGCTGTTCGCTCTATCAACACTTCTGCTTTCGCCGGTTCCTCTTCCAAatcttctccgtcttctgCTGAAACCGATGCAAAGCTTTCCAAACCTTCAAAATTGAATATTGTGCAACCACCCACAACGACGCTGGCTAACTCGGCCCAGTCTTATTCTCCTGGATCTCCATCCATGCGAGTCAGCATCGCGCATTCTTCTGCTTACTGGTCTGGCCGATTTATGGCTCTTCATGATCGATTTTCGTCAGAAAATCTTGCTGCGGATGCTTTTGAATCTCGCCAATCTTTGGCCAACTCCTTTTCTACACGGCCAAAAACGCCATACAGCACTCTACATCAGCGAGCATCTCATCTCCCTAATTCGACTACTACTTCCGCCCTAAGAAGCTTTATGGCATCATCCAGCGTCTCACCCgaaaatgaagaggatgCACGATGCCGCCGTGTATTTGACCACCTCGATCGTCTTTGCACCACGGCTGAAGCGAGGCGCTCTTTGCACATCTGGCAGCAAGCTTATGCTCGCCGATATAGTCGCCCCTCGCTGCTCCCTGAGGGCGGCACTatggaagagaaaggccTGATGGCTAAGATTTTTCGCAGCTCGGGCGCCAAAAAAAGTGAAAGGCACAGCTTAACAAAGCTGCGCTACGGCTCTTATAATCATGATAAGACCAAGAGCTTTCTTTCAGGAAGCATTTCCAGGGCCTCTCGGGAAAAGCGCCTCGCCATGTCGTAA
- a CDS encoding uncharacterized protein (BUSCO:EOG092D1ODU) — MSNNPSLHLAEYLERLPGTTFKKLYQQPSTAFAIFRRMLPHLAKTFVMRMLFMPHPMTLNDLDVWVKPEAKRKKDQSLSILRGLHIVQISAPSKEKPQEIQLMSNFKRSLRLALTGGGNHNSFGVPSSLLIPPEIDLPFLDRYARKKWEDVLHFVVSSVGYKSVGDGSGPNKGVKELLIAGRLVDRRPNGGLGITQAGFTFLLQEANAQVWTLLLLWLDVLGNNKGSGLDPVDMLSFLFMLASLELGRAYDTNALTEERRNMLPSLVDFGLIYIPQHKRSMFFPTRLATTLTSGGNSLRTISEGVTAATQSAQTSQQSLGPLGGGGGEQQAGSVVIETNYRLYAYTQSALQIAVLALFAKLNMRFPDMVAGRLSRASIRQAINFGITADQIISYLAAHAHEQMHRTAALTNKPVLPPTVVDQIRLWQLENERMKTTSGFLFRDFTDDKDYLDTARFSEEIGVLVWRNDHARMFFANKHEQIKDFLKTRKRAE; from the exons ATGTCCAACAACCCTTCCCTTCATCTCGCCGAGTATCTGGAGAGGCTGCCTGGCACGACCTTTAAGAAGTTGTACCAGCAGCCCTCCACGGCCTTTGCGATTTTCAGGCGCATGCTGCCGCATCTGGCCAAGACATTTGTCATGAGAATGTTGTTCATGCCACATCCCATGACGCTGAACGATCTAGATGTCTGGGTGAAGCCTGAAGCCAAGCG GAAGAAGGAtcaatctctctccatcttgagAGGTCTCCATATTGTTCAAATCTCCGCCCCGTCTAAGGAAAAGCCGCAGGAGATCCAACTCATGTCCAACTTTAAACGATCTCTCCGACTCGCTCTCACCGGTGGCGGAAACCACAATTCTTTTGGCGTACCTTCTTCCCTCCTCATTCCGCCCGAAATCGACCTGCCGTTCCTCGACCGATACGCGCGTAAGAAGTGGGAAGACGTACTGCACTTTGTTGTCTCCAGCGTTGGCTATAAGAGCGTCGGCGATGGATCTGGGCCTAACAAGGGCGTCAAGGAACTGCTCATCGCGGGAAGACTTGTCGACAGACGACCAAACGGAGGATTGGGCATCACCCAAGCGGGGTTTACCTTCTTGCTGCAAGAGGCCAATGCACAAGTCTGGACTCTGCTTTTGCTGTGGTTGGATGTTCTGGGCAATAACAAGGGCTCGGGATTAGATCCAGTCGACATGCTCTCGTTCCTCTTCATGCTTGCTAGCCTCGAGCTGGGGCGGGCATACGACACCAATGCGCTGACCGAAGAGCGGAGGAATATGCTTCCTTCTCTCGTCGACTTCGGCCTCATATACATCCCCCAGCATAAGCGCTCCATGTTCTTTCCGACAAGACTGGCTACAACCCTTACGAGCGGAGGCAACAGTCTACGAACAATCAGCGAGGGCGTCACAGCTGCCACCCAGTCAGCCCAGACATCGCAGCAATCCCTCGGGcccctcggcggcggcggcggagagcagcaagcagGCAGCGTCGTCATCGAGACAAACTACCGCCTCTACGCCTACACCCAGTCCGCCCTCCAAATCGCcgtcctcgccctcttcgCCAAGCTTAACATGCGCTTCCCGGACATGGTCGCCGGGCGCCTCTCCCGCGCCTCCATCCGTCAGGCCATTAACTTTGGCATCACCGCCGACCAGATCATATCCTACCTCGCAGCCCACGCCCACGAACAGATGCACCGTACCGCCGCCCTCACCAACAAGCCCGTCTTGCCGCCCACAGTCGTCGACCAGATCCGGCTGTGGCAGCTGGAGAAcgagaggatgaagacgacgagtgGCTTCTTGTTCAGAGACTTCACCGACGATAAAGACTACCTCGACACGGCACGCTTTTCGGAAGAAATTGGCGTGCTGGTTTGGAGAAATGATCATGCGCGGATGTTCTTTGCAAACAAGCATGAGCAGATTAAAGACTtcttgaagacgaggaagagggcGGAATAA
- a CDS encoding uncharacterized protein (EggNog:ENOG41), producing MMSKGKHREASTSIFFPNTLSLAHRSPIDTSGYIPQRAGQRLQRQEQTTTQRDQPNQSLYPIRRAHNGQPLAIRTSDMQSIARDRDVIPRTAASPMAQLHALSRIPSPLPSPHIASPMPILSPPRRTAPAQILSDVTQFHQTWADMHQRRDERLINSFDWDGPVLTIQGLPLVNRQQMISGNNNVSSMGTHESSDIQLLADSWIDDISEFSQQTSTVSGLFTESDQHNMHDYLDNGLHPSQDGDGRYTASQAPSPQEYQASFNCDEHPYLDVRLGLDQMVANLDALYQRPNMGRDISGYGRSILGVSDENPQTPLGYDANADIMQEHHSGMHGGSSFICPYAMRYPDLVHHNCFQKINTIPYLKQHLRSVHHDAMNCPHQCQKRKAEAPYRRTRSNSALHYESDTCLQIKQRSDRSKSHIQQWDRIYQILFPQASRIIDPCIQDWTIKQLRIIYKFKERHGPECLAPVYYQLHFKIRQAYPDPEVLYRMAFCTWLPQVFERRFPTRGQKLLGDFLKQIKSAQRRNSHVLDTTPIFINGETSESVLPRHQIERQDSSRASVLSHIETVSHQMNYATMFTPYAIQQQQSLIQPRAGNALFESQHSYSQHSMPHYLSAFESQTDIDYLEPTPNIQDLGYDSFDSKNFLFDQCSPIPGSPSQFLTDVDVAMDMEDMNIS from the coding sequence ATGATGTCAAAAGGAAAACACCGGGAGGCGTCAACCTCGATTTTCTTCCCAAACACCCTCAGCCTTGCCCATCGTTCGCCAATCGATACGTCCGGCTACATTCCCCAGAGAGCGGGGCAGCGCCTTCAGCGCCAAGAACAGACGACTACGCAGCGAGACCAGCCCAACCAATCGCTATATCCCATCCGTCGCGCCCACAATGGCCAACCGCTGGCCATTCGGACAAGCGACATGCAGTCGATCGCCCGGGACCGAGACGTGATACCCCGGACGGCCGCCTCTCCCATGGCTCAGCTTCATGCCTTATCCAGAATCCCATCGCCGTTACCATCCCCGCATATCGCCAGTCCCATGCCGATACTCTCCCCACCAAGACGCACCGCTCCCGCTCAAATTCTTAGCGATGTTACGCAGTTTCACCAAACATGGGCCGACATGCATCAGAGGAGGGATGAGAGGTTGATCAATTCTTTTGACTGGGATGGGCCAGTCTTGACAATCCAAGGTCTGCCGCTCGTGAATCGGCAGCAGATGATATCGGGCAACAACAACGTCTCGAGCATGGGCACCCATGAATCTAGCGACATACAACTTCTTGCAGATTCATGGATCGATGATATCAGCGAATTTTCCCAGCAAACCTCCACAGTTTCAGGGCTATTCACCGAGAGCGATCAACACAACATGCACGACTACTTAGACAATGGATTGCACCCCTCTCAAGATGGCGATGGGAGATATACCGCAAGTCAGGCTCCAAGCCCCCAAGAGTACCAAGCTTCCTTCAATTGTGACGAACACCCATATCTTGATGTGAGACTCGGGCTAGACCAGATGGTTGCAAATCTCGACGCACTATACCAGCGGCCCAACATGGGGCGGGATATCAGTGGCTATGGGCGTAGTATACTCGGTGTCTCAGACGAAAATCCGCAGACGCCTCTGGGCTATGATGCAAATGCTGATATAATGCAAGAACACCACTCAGGAATGCACGGTGGATCCTCATTCATCTGTCCCTATGCAATGCGGTATCCAGACCTTGTACATCATAACTGCTTTCAAAAGATCAACACAATCCCATACCTGAAACAGCATCTGAGAAGCGTACACCACGATGCAATGAACTGTCCTCATCAGTgtcagaagagaaaagcagagGCACCGTATCGGCGAACTCGGTCGAACAGCGCTCTTCACTACGAATCGGATACGTGTCTCCAGATCAAACAACGTAGCGACCGATCAAAATCACACATACAACAATGGGATCGCATCTATCAAATCCTATTTCCCCAAGCGAGCCGCATCATAGATCCCTGCATCCAGGACTGGACTATCAAGCAGCTAAGGATCATTTACAAATTCAAAGAAAGGCATGGCCCTGAATGTCTGGCCCCCGTTTATTATCAGTTACACTTCAAAATTAGGCAAGCTTATCCAGACCCGGAAGTCTTGTACCGAATGGCATTCTGCACATGGTTGCCGCAGGTCTTTGAACGCCGATTTCCTACGCGAGGGCAGAAACTGCTGGGCGATTTTCTAAAGCAAATAAAATCTGCGCAACGTCGCAATTCCCACGTTCTCGATACCACTCCCATATTTATCAATGGAGAGACGTCGGAATCAGTCCTACCCAGACACCAGATAGAGCGACAAGACTCTTCTCGTGCATCAGTACTGTCACATATTGAGACTGTCTCTCATCAAATGAACTATGCTACCATGTTCACGCCCTATGCaatacagcagcaacagagcCTAATACAGCCCCGGGCGGGCAATGCTTTATTCGAATCTCAGCATAGCTACTCCCAACACTCCATGCCTCATTACCTCTCTGCCTTTGAGTCTCAAACAGATATTGATTATCTTGAGCCGACACCAAATATCCAGGACCTGGGATATGATTCTTTTGACTCCAAGAACTTTTTGTTCGATCAGTGCAGTCCCATACCCGGCAGCCCTTCTCAGTTCTTGACAGATGTAGACGTCGCCATGGATATGGAAGACATGAACATTTCTTAA
- a CDS encoding uncharacterized protein (TransMembrane:3 (o29-50i71-97o117-139i)), with amino-acid sequence MAVMDAVAAYWEHILATYDPYTVDFVGTFIVQVIFWWIPCVLFVLLDSIAPSFSERHKIQPAPKQPTSSEIFHSMVVCIRNQIIVFALHGALLYATFAKGLPPSIRVDPKLPSLEEFIRDLFISVLAREALFYSSHRILHLRPLYKRFHKQHHKFTAPVSFSSQYAHPVEHISANVLPLLLPPLLLKSHILTMWVFVAFQLIETSTVHSGYDFFLGAAKKHDRHHERFDVYFGGIGLLDYVLGTDEPEDRRRDKKD; translated from the coding sequence ATGGCTGTCATGGATGCGGTGGCAGCTTATTGGGAGCACATACTTGCGACTTACGACCCATACACTGTCGATTTTGTTGGCACCTTCATTGTTCAAGTCATCTTCTGGTGGATTCCATgcgtcctcttcgtcctaCTCGATTCCATTGCGCCGTCTTTCTCCGAGAGACATAAAATCCAGCCCGCGCCCAAGCAGCCTACGTCAAGCGAGATCTTCCACTCCATGGTAGTCTGTATTCGGAATCAAATCATTGTCTTTGCCCTCCATGGCGCTCTGCTATACGCAACCTTCGCCAAAGGCCTTCCTCCAAGCATCAGAGTCGACCCTAAGCTCCCTTCTCTGGAAGAATTCATACGAGATCTATTCATCAGCGTGCTAGCCCGCGAAGCCCTCTTCTACAGCTCCCACAGGATCCTTCATCTGCGCCCGCTGTATAAACGCTTCCACAAACAGCACCACAAGTTTACAGCCCCCGTGTCGTTTTCATCTCAATATGCCCACCCGGTGGAGCACATCTCGGCCAACGTGCTGCCCCTTTTATTACCACCGCTGCTTCTGAAGTCGCACATTCTGACCATGTGGGTGTTTGTGGCCTTTCAGCTCATCGAGACGTCAACGGTGCACAGTGGATATGACTTCTTTTTGGGAGCGGCGAAGAAGCATGATCGGCATCATGAGAGGTTTGACGTGTACTTTGGTGGTATTGGGCTTTTGGATTATGTTCTTGGAACTGATGAGCCGGAAGATAGGAGGAGAGATAAAAAGGATTGA
- a CDS encoding uncharacterized protein (EggNog:ENOG41~MEROPS:MER0002010): protein MIVSRSAVVSGILLAGNAAAHLRLPPFFPKQHESSARISDGFQLQSFDFGEQRPLAGPKAATASSSEDIFPPFKAGQFTLTPQDDSTCATYGESQWTGTIDVTDSHRLFFWFFDSRNDPANDPIIIWMNGGPGSTSMLGLFNEMGACWLEPGANTTVPNDFAWNNNASVLFLDQPAGVGLSSRAEGSPVPAFDIEGAYDFQTFLNIFFKDVFPDRARLPIHIAAESYGGHYGPVYLNHILDSRRLNSRDAFWGNISSLILVDAVIDFTAPAVGVYEFLCKGFGNHSKIMNDTVCEALGLSVPKIFELGRNCDASSDGHECWGLITYVEEVVNPYYYAEVEAGKRNPFNVHIPCPNWPWCADIRKGNMTAYLNQDHIKKALQFPSSFVFEDIDLDVNSAFVYFKDPFKPTTREVARILDAYRTPNLGDIRVLVLQGNEDYIVNTPGNMWVYDNLRWSGLADYRLAPWRELPERMAATGFWKSSGRLAFVAVDGAGHTVPGDVREGSYRIAQEWLEGGWRA, encoded by the exons ATGATTGTCTCCAGGAGCGCAGTTGTATCGGGCATTTTGCTCGCAGGAaatgcagcagctcattTAAGGCTCCCACCATTCTTCCCGAAACAACATGAATCATCAGCCCGCATCTCGGATGGGTTCCAGCTCCAAAGCTTCGACTTTGGTGAACAACGACCATTGGCCGGCCCCaaggcagcaacagcctcctcctcggaaGATATCTTTCCCCCCTTTAAAGCTGGCCAGTTTACTTTGACGCCGCAGGATGATTCCACGTGTGCTACATACGGCGAATCGCAATGGACAGGTACAATCGACGTGACGGATTCACACCGCTTGTTTTTCTGGTTCTTTGACAGCCGAAATGACCCTGCTAATGaccccatcatcatctggaTGAACGGAGGACCTGGCAGCACCTCGATGCTGGGGCTGTTTAACGAAATGGGAGCTTGCTGGCTTGAGCCTGGCGCAAACACCACCGTGCCCAACGACTTTGCTTGGAACAACAATGCATCGGTGCTGTTCCTGGACCAGCCTGCCGGCGTTGGCCTCTCCTCTCGCGCAGAGGGATCGCCCGTTCCGGCGTTTGATATCGAGGGCGCATACGATTTCCAAACCTTTctcaacatcttcttcaaagaCGTCTTCCCAGACCGTGCCCGTCTCCCAATCCACATCGCAGCAGAATCCTACGGCGGACACTACGGGCCGGTCTATCTCAATCATATACTCGACTCTCGAAGGCTCAACTCCCGGGATGCCTTCTGGGGCAACATCTCGTCTCTGATACTGGTAGATGCCGTGATTGACTTTACTGCCCCCGCTGTGGGCGTATACGAGTTCCTGTGCAAGGGCTTCGGGAATCATAGCAAGATTATGAATGATACGGTCTGTGAGGCGCTGGGACTCAGTGTGCCCAAAATATTCGAGCTAGGGCGGAACTGTGATGCGAGTAGCGATGGCCACGAATGCTGGGGCTTGATAACATACGTAGAAGAGGTGGTAAATCCGTATTATTACGCCGAAGTCGAGGcaggaaaaagaaatccaTTCAATG TCCACATTCCCTGTCCTAATTGGCCCTGGTGCGCGGACATCAGAAAAGGCAACATGACAGCCTATCTCAACCAGGACCACATCAAAAAGGCTCTACAGTTCCCCTCCTCCTTCGTATTTGAAGACATCGATCTCGACGTCAACTCCGCCTTTGTCTACTTCAAAGACCCATTCAAGCCTACAACTCGCGAGGTTGCGCGAATCCTCGACGCTTACCGCACTCCAAACTTGGGCGACATCCGAGTGCTTGTGCTGCAGGGCAACGAGGACTACATCGTCAACACCCCGGGCAATATGTGGGTGTATGACAACTTGCGATGGAGCGGGCTAGCGGACTATCGGCTGGCTCCGTGGCGGGAGTTGCCAGAGCGGATGGCTGCCACCGGATTCTGGAAGAGCTCTGGTCGACTGGCTTTTGTGGCGGTAGATGGGGCTGGGCATACCGTGCCGGGAGACGTACGAGAGGGGAGCTATAGAATTGCGCAGGAATGGCTTgaaggaggatggagagcttGA
- a CDS encoding uncharacterized protein (EggNog:ENOG41) has translation MASRGDRWERDRLDRDRFAGERDEIRERDRFEEDRVFMSGGRGGRDRSEERLGSRYGRTSYEDDIVRDRRYYEDDIRLDRRPEPRRDPLRDPLRDPLREPLERRVFVEKERDREYYRDSSPRRPTMLRRQSSLDTYDRRPLPKFFDQREELPPPARREDILREDYRAPTYTPIPLPKTRGLPPPRRYDDRFYEDIQVEHDRIEEGIPAAPVVPPERIVEREIIREKEKEKEKRSRSRDSRSTRRSHSHKRSHRGRSHASKSSTRSSSSSSSSSSSSGGTTVKSTKSEYPKKGKTRIPARLVSKRALIDIGYPFIEEGNVIVVQKALGQANIDHLLKLSEEYKSSELEVAAARSSAGEIIRERREELIIEAPAPPPPPPQTVYAPPPPQTIYAPAPPPVPAPAPILVPAHSAPVIIEAAPRGGVELIDKTVYRDDKTVYHEDKSVYRDDRTIIYRDYSPSSRGRRSRSRSHSHHHHHLSDDYQLVERRRSRSRSRKDIRSEIKALEKELAYRGKRDIDREIVRTERLPNGDLVVYEESIEKISSHKPARIEKDKKGPSPGLVRAMLATLT, from the exons ATGGCCAGTCGTGGAGATCGCTGGGAACGAGATCGCCTGGATCGGGACCGCTTCGCCGGTGAGAGAGATGAGATACGTGAGAGGGATCGCTTTGAGGAAGACCGGGTCTTTATGAGCGGCGGGCGGGGTGGCCGTGATCGCTCTGAGGAGCGGCTTGGCAGCAGATACGGCCGGACATCCTACGAAGATGATATTGTCCGTGATCGCCGGTACTACGAAGATGATATCCGCCTTGATCGCCGTCCCGAGCCTCGCCGGGACCCTCTCCGGGACCCCCTCCGAGATCCCCTTCGAGAGCCCCTTGAGCGCCGTGTGTTTGTCGAAAAGGAGCGCGATCGTGAATACTATCGTGACTCTTCCCCGCGGCGCCCAACGATGTTGCGGCGACAATCGTCTCTCGATACATATGACCGTCGACCACTACCCAAGTTTTTCGACCAGCGAGAGGAGCTTCCGCCGCCGGCCCGCCGCGAGGACATTCTTCGTGAAGACTATCGGGCCCCGACATATACGCCTATTCCTCTTCCCAAGACCCGCGGCTTGCCGCCGCCTCGACGATATGATGACCGTTTCTACGAGGATATTCAAGTTGAACACGATCGTATTGAAGAAGGCATCCCTGCCGCCCCGGTCGTTCCTCCAGAGCGCATCGTTGAACGAGAGATTAttcgagagaaagagaaggaaaaggagaagcgaAGCCGTAGTCGGGATTCTCGCTCTACTAGACGAAGCCATTCCCACAAGCGAAGTCACCGAGGCAGATCTCATGCATCCAAATCTTCTACCCGGtcttccagcagcagcagcagtagcagcagcagcagcggtggtACCACAGTCAAGAGCACCAAGAGCGAGTACCCAAAGAAGGGCAAGACCAGAATTCCCGCTAGATTAGTATCTAAGCGGGCCTTGATTGATATCGGCTACCCTTTTATTGAAGAA GGCAATGTCATTGTCGTTCAAAAGGCTCTAGGACAAGCCAATATCGACCACCTGCTTAAACTCAGTGAAGAGTACAAGTCAA GTGAACTcgaagttgctgctgctcgatcTTCAGCTGGCGAGATCATTCGGGAGCGCAGAGAGGAGCTCATCATCGAAGCACCAgcacctccacctccacctccacaGACGGTTTATgcacctccaccaccacagaCGATTTATGCTCCAGCTCCACCCCCAgttccagctccagctccaattcTAGTCCCTGCGCACTCAGCGCCCGTCATCATCGAGGCTGCGCCTCGTGGAGGAGTTGAATTGATTGACAAGACTGTCTACCGAGATGATAAGACTGTGTACCACGAAGACAAAAGTGTATACCGAGATGACAGAACCATCATATACCGAGACTACTCGCCATCATCGCGCGGCCGGAGAAGCAGGAGCCGCTCTCactctcaccaccaccaccatcttaGCGACGACTACCAGCTAGTGGAGCGCCGTCGTTCCCGATCGCGGAGCCGAAAGGATATCCGCTCAGAAATCAAAGCTCTCGAAAAGGAGCTTGCTTATCGGGGTAAACGAGACATCGATCGCGAGATCGTCCGAACCGAGAGACTTCCCAACGGAGACCTTGTGGTGTACGAGGAATCGATCGAGAAGATTTCGTCCCACAAGCCGGCGCGTAtcgagaaggacaagaaag GACCGTCGCCTGGACTTGTCCGTGCCATGTTGGCCACTCTGACTTGA